The genomic window AAGCTGCTTTTTACGATTTTTTGCGATATTAAAGGCTACGCGCGCGATAGATTCTATTTGTGAGGTGCTATAAGTCATACCATCTGTGGCGACTTTTTCACCATTTATTGTTTCAATTTTATGCTCACCAAAATACGCCCCGCCGATAAGCTCACGCACGATGATAAAATCAATGCCTTTTTTTAGAATCTCGCCTTTGAGCGGACTAGCTTCGCTTAGTTGGGGCAAAAGTGTCGCTGGGCGGATATTTGCAAAAAGTCCTAATTCTTTGCGTAATGTGAGAAGTGCCTTTTCGGGGCGATTGTGGCTTGGCTCATTATCCCATTTAGGACCGCCCACCGCACCCAAAAGCACGCTATCGCTTTGCTTACAAATCTTTAAAGATTCTGCTGGAAGACACTCGCCACACGCATCAATCGCGCTTCCACCGGCTAAAACTTCTTGAAATATAAACTGATGATTGTATTTTTGCGCCACCGCTTTTAGAATCTTCACAGCTTGAGTGATGACTTCCTTGCCGATACCATCACCATAAATCACCGCGATATTTTTTGTCATTTTCACTCCTTTATTGAAACATATTTTTGCACGAGATTTTGTATTCCAAATCCAAGCTTTAAGATTCTCATTTTAAGCTTTCTTTCTCTCACTGATATAATTTAAATATCCATTTGCATTAATGATTTCTTGGATAAATGGTGGAAAAGGTGTTGTTTGGAATCTTGTATTATCTGCAAGTTTTAGAATCTCACCTTTATCAAAATCAACAAGTATTTCATCATTAGCATTTAAAGCATTGACAATCTCTTCAGATTCAATAATAGCAAGTCCAATATT from Helicobacter typhlonius includes these protein-coding regions:
- the leuB gene encoding 3-isopropylmalate dehydrogenase, with the translated sequence MTKNIAVIYGDGIGKEVITQAVKILKAVAQKYNHQFIFQEVLAGGSAIDACGECLPAESLKICKQSDSVLLGAVGGPKWDNEPSHNRPEKALLTLRKELGLFANIRPATLLPQLSEASPLKGEILKKGIDFIIVRELIGGAYFGEHKIETINGEKVATDGMTYSTSQIESIARVAFNIAKNRKKQLISVDKANVLSSSRLWREVVEKVALEYKEVNLNHMYVDNAAMQICRAPSQFDVILTENMFGDILSDEASIITGTIGVIPSASLSNGTLGMYEPIHGSAPDIAGQDLANPIGTILSAAMMCELSFGLTKESEAIQSAVQKALDKGYRTGDMMSEGMQRVGCEQMGDIILECL